In Streptomyces sannanensis, the DNA window TGAGCAGCATGGGCAGCGCCCGTACGAAACGACGGGTGGCCGGCGACGGCCCGTTCGCCGCCCGGTTCCGCTCCCCCTTCCTCCCGCCGCCTCCTCGCTGCCCCACCTGTGGTCTCCTGCCCAGTGCGCACACGGCTGCGGACGGTACCGCGCCCCACCGCCCAGGCTGGCCGCAGCCGCGCCGGGCGGCGACCTCGCGTCGGCCAACCGGACTACGCCAGGTGCCGCTCGGCGTACACCTTCATCGCGTCCCGTACGAGCAAGGCCGTGCCCTCCCCGTGCTTGTCGTAGTTCGCGGTGAAGCGGGGGTCGTCGACGTACATCTGCCCGAGCCCGATGAAGTACTCCCTGGTCGGCGTCGTCGTCCGCGACAGCCACCCGTGGTGCCGCCGGGTGATCGCCTGCACTTCGTCGCTGTCGGCGGCCAGCCCGGCCGTCGCGGCCCGCCCGTAGTCCCGGCCGATGTCCAGTTGCTCGCGGATGAACGCCTTCCTCTCCCCTTCCCCGAGCGAACGCCACCAGCGGTCACTTCGCTCGTACGCCTCACGGCCCCAGCGCTCGGTCACCTCCTGCTCGTACTGCGTGTGATCGAAGCCGTCGAACACTTCCTCGGCCATCAGTTCCTCCCCTTCCTCGGTCTTCCGGAGAGTGGTCCGCACCGATGCGATCTGCCGCCCGATGCGCTCGCGCTCCTGCTCCAGCAGCCGCAGATGCGTCCGCAGAGCGGCGGCCGTGTCCCACTGCCCTTCGAGTACGTCCTTGATGGCGGGCAGGGACAGCCCGAGCTCACGCAGAAGCAGAACGCGCTGCAGCCTGACCAGGGCTTCCTGGTCGTAGTAGCGGTAGCCGTTGCTCCCGATCCGGCTCGGCACCAGCAGCCCCAGCTCGCCGTAGTGGCGCAGCGTGCGGCTCGTCGTCCCGGCCTTACGGGCAATCTCCTGGATCGACCACTCCATGGCCATGACGTTAGATCTTGACGTTACGTAAAGGTCAAGGACGATTCCGGGGACGCATACCGGGAACGCATGAAGGCCCGGTACGCAGTGCGTACCGGGCCTTCATGATTATCAGTAGCGGGGACAGGATTTGAACCTGCGACCTCTGGGTTATGAGCCCAGCGAGCTACCGAGCTGCTCCACCCCGCGTCGGCACACTTAGCTTACGCCATCCGGAGAGGAGCTACGAACCATTTACGTCCAGGTCACCCCTGGGCGCGGCGGCGACGCACGCCGAACCAGGCAACCACGGCTCCCACCGCGACCAGCGCGGCGGCAGCGGCGCCGTACACGGAGGTGTTGTCGGAGCCCGTGCTGGCGAGTTCACCCGTGGTGGTGAGGTTGCTGCCGCCCGTCGCGGCCGGCGCGGACGTGGTCTCCGTGGCGGACGGCGTGGCCGAGGGCGAGGGCGAGGCGGAGGTGGTGGCGGACGGGCTCGGGCTCGGGCTCGCCGACGGCTTCCCGCCCGGGTTGTCGGCACCGGTCTTCGGGCCCACCGTGATCTTGCCGCGGGCGCCGGCGAACGGGAACGTGTTGCCCTCGGCCAGAGCGACACCGGCCTGCAGGGTGACCGCGGTGTCCTTCTTGATGCCGTTCAGGCCGAGGACACTCACCCGCAGCGGGAAGCTCTTGACCTGACCATCCGCGCCGAAGCCCTTGGGGACGTCCGGGAGCTGCCACATGTGGACGTAACCCGCGAGCGGCTTGAGCTTCTTCCAGGTGCGGCCCGCCTCGTCGTACACCTCGATGCCCAGCTCGGGGGAGGGCGAGCCGTCAGCGGTCGTCTCGACCTGCAACCGGGTGACCAGTGCGGAGTCGAAGCCGCCCTCGCCCTCGGCCTTGAGGTAGAAGTTGAGGTTCTGCGGCGTGCCCGGGCGGATCACACCCTCCGGTCCGTTGCCGAACCAGGTGGACAGCTCACCGGACTTGATCTTCGGCTCGATGTCGAAGACGACGGATTCCTGCTGCGCGGCCCGTCCTCCCAGGTCGGCCGCGGTCAGCTTCAGGTTCCCGTTGTTGGTGGGGTAGTTCTTGCCGAGGCCGACGGTGACCTTCCAGCTCAGCTCGCCCTTCGCCGGCACCGCGAACGTGCTGCCCTCCCCCTTCTCCGCGGGGTAGAAGATGCCCTGCGCGGAGGTGTCCTGCTGGCCGACGACCTCGTCGGTCGCCGGAGCGTTCACGGGCTCGACGTCGAAGACGATCTGGGAGGCGGCTATCGGGCTCGGCCCGTCCGACTGCGCGACCATCCACGGCTGGAAGTCCACCGGCTGGTCCGAGGAGTTCTTCACGGTGAACGAGAAGGACTCCGTCTCACCGCCCCGCGTCAGCGGCCCGGCCGGGGCCGGGGCGCCGAGCTCGATGGTGAGCGGCTTGCCGTCGGCGGCGACCGGAGCGGCCTGCGCGGACAGCGGCATCAGCACGCCACCGGCGACAGCGGCGACGACGACACCGGCAGCCGCGGAACGGAGACGGCGGGTGGTGACGATACGAGTGGACATGAGTGGACTCCCCCCAAGGAATCATTCGGTCGTACCGGAGAAATGCAGAGCAGAGACGAGAGCACGGGCCGGCCGGGAGACAGGTGGTCCGGCCGGCACGCGGAGCAAGAAGCGGGATGCGGGATGCGGGATGCGAGGAGAAGAAACCTTCCGTCCGGTCCTGTACGGCCCGGATTCAGGCAATGTGCTCATCCTCGCCCGTCAAGATCGGTGAAACAACCACCGAACTGTCACCGCCGAGCAACAGCGATCAGCGAGCGCGGCGACAAAACGAACGGACATGGCGGACCCCCCCAGGAGATGCAACGAGAGAAAGCGAAAGGTGCTGTGCAAAGTGCGGCAGTGGCGTTCTGCGTTCCCTGCCGACGTCGTACAGCTTTCCCTGAACAGGGCGCGGGCGGAAGGGTTTTCCGGTGGCCCGAACGGGCCTTGGACACTTCCGTCCTGCCCCGCCGCTCCCCCGCCACCGTCCGTGTCAGGGCCCGACCGCCTCATTGGTGAGGGGATGCAGCGGCACGGCTGACTCGAGCAGCGCCCAGCCATCGAGTTCGGAATGGCGGTCCAGCGCGCGCCGGCAGACCTCTCCCGTACGGCTCTCCGCCTCCTCAAGACGGTCCGCGAGCAGGTAAAAGCCCAGCACGGGGCGGGCGACGGGCCGAGGATGGACGGCAAGGTGCTCGATGCGGTCCTCCTCGCTCGCGCATTGCAGCACCAGTTCACGGACGTTCCATGGGAGTTCCCCACCGGGAGGCGGCATCAGCCGCGCATGGACGAGATACATGCCGCCCACTGTGCCAATCGACCCAGTCCACAAGACGTCCATGACCGGGCCTCTTTCGGCCCTGGCCGCTTTCGGCCTTGTTCCCCTCTTGTATTCTTCGCGCAACTTGGCGATTCCAAGGGGGGATTCACATGCTGACCACACTTGGCCTGGACGCCGTGTCCGAATCCGTCTACCGGGCCATGCTCAGACAGCCCGCGTCCGGCGTCGCCGAACTGGCCGCCACGCTGGGCCTCCCGGAAGCCGAGACGCGCCACGCCCTCGACGTGCTCAGTGAACTCGCGCTCGTACGCCCCTGGTCGGAGCCCCCCGGACAGCTGCGGGCCGTGTCACCCGACATCGGGATGGAGATCCTGATGGCCCGCCAGCAGGCCGAGCTGGCGGCCCAGCAGCAGCGCCTGGAGGCGTCTCGAGCGGCCGCGGCCCAGCTGATCTCGGAGTACGCCGAACTGCGCCCGGCAGGCGTCCATCCGGATGTCGTCCAGCTGGTCGGAATCGACCAGATCCGCGATTGGATCGCCCGTTCCACCCCCGAGGTGAAGAACGAGCTCATGGCGTTCTCCCCCGGCCCCCTCACAGCCGAGAACGTCGCCGCGTCACGGGGCCCGAACACGGAGCTGCTGAGCCGCGGCGTGATCATGCGTACGGTCATGCTCGACAGCACCCGCAACAGCCGCATCTCAGTGGACCAGGCCAACTGGCTGGCCGAGCGGGGCGGGCAGGTGCGCACCGTTCCCTCCCTGCCCACTCGCCTGATCATCATGGACCGGTCCCGCGCCCTCTTCCCGGTCAGCAGCGACGACACCGCCGCAGGTGCGGTGGCCCTCACCGGGCAGGGCACCCTGACCGCGCTGTGCGCGCTCTTCGAGAGCGTCTGGGCAACCGCCCAGCCCCTCGGCGAAGTGGCCCCCCTCGACCCGCACGGCCTCACCGGCCAGGAGGCCACGGCGATCCGCCTCCTCGCCGAAGGCCTCACCGACGAAGCCATCGCCAAACGCCTGGGCGTCTCTCCCCGCACCGCCCGCCGGCTCGCCACCGACCTGATGGACCGCCTCGGTGCCCGCTCCCGCTTCGAGGCCGGAGTCCGCGCGGTCCAGCACGGCTGGCTCCCGGCCCACCGCTAGAAGTCTCCCCGCCTACGTGATGCTCTCTTATGCGAGGCCGATAAGTGCGGAGGCGTACGGCTCGGCGCTCCAGAGCTGACGTATGCGGCCATCACGAACATCGAGACCGGTCGCCGCTACAAGGGCGGCAAGCGCCGCCGCGATGAGGGCGATCACGGCAGAGCGCCCCGCCCGGGGGAAACCGGACAGGACGCTTGAACTCCGCCTCGGTGTCGGCATACCGCTTGGACTCCGGAAGGCTGTGGAAACGGACCCAGCGGTCCGGCCAAGCCGAGCGCAGGAGATGACCGAGGGGCAACGTGCCCGGCCAGTTGGACTCCCACGCCGCATCAAGGCTGAGCGTTCCGCGGTTATCGGAAGGCGTCACGGGCAGCTCGCCAGAAACTCGCGGATGTCGGCGGCAAGATGGCGCATGCCCTCGCCGGCAGCGTGGACCGTGGTGGCCTCGAAGTGCCATTCGTCGGATGGCGGATGGTCGTGAAGTCCCCACGTCAGGTGGACGTAGCCACCTGCGTGATGCTCCGCGGAGAGCGTCAGGTCGCATTCAAGCGATCGCTGCCCGCCGGCACCGTGCCCGCCGCCTCACCCGGGTCATCAACCGGTGCATCCACCGCCCCGGACGGTACGGCCAGGGCCTCGGCGGAGCTCCGTCCGGGCGATCACCCGGCGCTCCAGCACCGCCTCCGCCTCCGCCTCGGCGAGTTCAGCAAGAACCCGTTCCGTCTCCGCCCGAACCTCCTCGGCCCGCACCCGAGCAGCCGCCTCCCGCTCTTCCGGCAATCCCATCACCGATGTCACGGTCCACTCCACATCGCCGAGCCCGAACTGAACGCCCGAACCATTCCGCGCCCCCTTCGGAACCATGCCTGAGCAGCGGAAACTCAACGACCACACCCGGAAAGACAGCGGCTTCTAACGCTGCAAGCTGACCACCCCTTGAGGTCGAGCCCCAGGGGGCAAGTCGCGCACATTTACTGGATTGCGTTGATCATCCAGATTGATTGCGTGACTGGCGTCACCTTCCGGTCGTTCCAGAGGTGTACAGAGGTACGCCGGCTGTCCATGGCGTGGGGTCAGGAGCTTCGACAGGGCCCGACCGCGGGAACCCTCAGCGCGGACGTGCGGCACCCCGGACAAGCGAATCAGTCGAGGTACCACCGATGTCCCCCAGGCCAGCAACTTCTTCGCCTGCTGCGGCTGAAGAAGGAAGTAGAGCGGTTCGCAAACGGCTCTCGTGCACCCTCTATGCATATGCCTTCCTCGGGGACTTCATCCTGCTCTACCCGGTGTACGCGCTCCTGTTCACTGAGCACGGGCTCTCCGCTGCGGAGATCTCCTCACTCTTCGTCATCTGGTCGGTCACCAGCTTCGTACTCGAAGTGCCCTTCGGCGTCTGGGCCGACATGGTCTCCAAGCGCCTTCTGCTCTGCGTCGCGCCCGTTCTGGTGGGTTGCGGCTTCGCGTTGTGGACCGTCCTTCCGTCGTTCCCTTCGTTCGCCGCCGGCTTCCTGCTCTGGGGTGCGGGCGGTGCTCTGCGCTCGGGCGCCCTGCAGGCCCTGGCCTATGAGGAACTGGAGCAAGCAGGTGCCCCGCACGCCTACGCCCGGGTCATGGGACGGGCCCAAGCCTTCGGGACGGCAGCGATAGCACTGGCCACCGCACTTGCCTCTCCGGTACTGACACTCGGTGGGTACGGTGCGCTGGGCTTCGCCAGTGTCACCGTCTGCGCGCTCGGCGTCGTGGCCGGGCGGGCCCTGCCCGAGACCGGCGGCAAGAGCACCTCGCCCCCCGACGCAGAGGATGATGCAGGGCCGATCGCCCTGTTGAAGCACGGTTTCACGGAGGTGCGCACCTCCCGTGCGGTGCTGGGCGCGCTGGTGCTCGCCTCGGTGGCGACCGGCGTGGAGGCCATCGATGAGTATCTCCCCC includes these proteins:
- a CDS encoding MerR family transcriptional regulator — translated: MEWSIQEIARKAGTTSRTLRHYGELGLLVPSRIGSNGYRYYDQEALVRLQRVLLLRELGLSLPAIKDVLEGQWDTAAALRTHLRLLEQERERIGRQIASVRTTLRKTEEGEELMAEEVFDGFDHTQYEQEVTERWGREAYERSDRWWRSLGEGERKAFIREQLDIGRDYGRAATAGLAADSDEVQAITRRHHGWLSRTTTPTREYFIGLGQMYVDDPRFTANYDKHGEGTALLVRDAMKVYAERHLA
- a CDS encoding LPXTG cell wall anchor domain-containing protein → MSTRIVTTRRLRSAAAGVVVAAVAGGVLMPLSAQAAPVAADGKPLTIELGAPAPAGPLTRGGETESFSFTVKNSSDQPVDFQPWMVAQSDGPSPIAASQIVFDVEPVNAPATDEVVGQQDTSAQGIFYPAEKGEGSTFAVPAKGELSWKVTVGLGKNYPTNNGNLKLTAADLGGRAAQQESVVFDIEPKIKSGELSTWFGNGPEGVIRPGTPQNLNFYLKAEGEGGFDSALVTRLQVETTADGSPSPELGIEVYDEAGRTWKKLKPLAGYVHMWQLPDVPKGFGADGQVKSFPLRVSVLGLNGIKKDTAVTLQAGVALAEGNTFPFAGARGKITVGPKTGADNPGGKPSASPSPSPSATTSASPSPSATPSATETTSAPAATGGSNLTTTGELASTGSDNTSVYGAAAAALVAVGAVVAWFGVRRRRAQG
- a CDS encoding LuxR C-terminal-related transcriptional regulator encodes the protein MLTTLGLDAVSESVYRAMLRQPASGVAELAATLGLPEAETRHALDVLSELALVRPWSEPPGQLRAVSPDIGMEILMARQQAELAAQQQRLEASRAAAAQLISEYAELRPAGVHPDVVQLVGIDQIRDWIARSTPEVKNELMAFSPGPLTAENVAASRGPNTELLSRGVIMRTVMLDSTRNSRISVDQANWLAERGGQVRTVPSLPTRLIIMDRSRALFPVSSDDTAAGAVALTGQGTLTALCALFESVWATAQPLGEVAPLDPHGLTGQEATAIRLLAEGLTDEAIAKRLGVSPRTARRLATDLMDRLGARSRFEAGVRAVQHGWLPAHR
- a CDS encoding DUF3885 domain-containing protein, with amino-acid sequence MTPSDNRGTLSLDAAWESNWPGTLPLGHLLRSAWPDRWVRFHSLPESKRYADTEAEFKRPVRFPPGGALCRDRPHRGGACRPCSGDRSRCS
- a CDS encoding MFS transporter → MSPRPATSSPAAAEEGSRAVRKRLSCTLYAYAFLGDFILLYPVYALLFTEHGLSAAEISSLFVIWSVTSFVLEVPFGVWADMVSKRLLLCVAPVLVGCGFALWTVLPSFPSFAAGFLLWGAGGALRSGALQALAYEELEQAGAPHAYARVMGRAQAFGTAAIALATALASPVLTLGGYGALGFASVTVCALGVVAGRALPETGGKSTSPPDAEDDAGPIALLKHGFTEVRTSRAVLGALVLASVATGVEAIDEYLPLLAKDMGAPDAVVPLLLLAVMAGMAVGQWCAEHGEDRWLGPVLAAGAVLLVVGALSGRPAGMFPIAAAFGAFEWVRVRTDALLQSRIGDRTRAMVSSLAGLGMEVVAVLVYASYALGSIWWGPGQLLALAAVPYLLIAIVLMCRPRAPRARSQHE